Proteins from a genomic interval of Rhodopseudomonas julia:
- a CDS encoding potassium/proton antiporter, which translates to MYRPYRFTARNGREGGIYEQGIYLVILIGTALVLVAAFSSLIAFRFGAPLLLIFLLIGLAAGTDGLGLDFDNAPVAYFVGSLALAVVLFDSGFRTPLAAFKQAALPALSLATLGVVLTAGLVGVCTHYLTDFSWLESFLLGSIVASTDAAAVFFLLRVGNISIRDRVRSTLEVESGSNDPIAIFLTLTLVSVLATGEAIKPQQLAGDVLTGFLVQMGLGVAGGLVGGRLILWLVEKLDLDRGLMPIFVLALSLMVFAAAGAIGGSGFLAVYIAGLIAGNARLRAAASLLRFQDGMTWLAQIIMFLVLGLFATPSQFPIIVGDAVAIGLFLIFIGRPLAVALCLIPFRFPRAETAFVSWVGLRGAVSILLAITPLISEIPNGRALFNFAFIIVLVSLIVQGWTVGKVARRLGLVLPPRLGPLEKITLDLPGTRHHELLTYRVIADSPVARGERIPRWARPSLVLRNGRSLSFQDAGRLQPGDYVYIVIPGAFPHLLDRLFASRAELDPQDVEFFGDFTLDPQRPARELAEAYELKLAAEEADWTIAELISARVGGAPEYGDRVVFGDIELIVRDANPEGRIVSVGVSLDPPKPSESIVTMLSFGGIWHWLTTPFRRSKGEEKTRKKAHLDSLQKEARPTRAAPAEEA; encoded by the coding sequence GTGTATCGGCCGTATCGGTTCACGGCGCGCAATGGCAGGGAGGGCGGCATCTACGAGCAGGGAATTTATCTCGTCATCCTGATCGGCACGGCACTCGTGCTGGTCGCGGCGTTTTCGAGCCTCATCGCCTTCCGCTTCGGCGCACCCCTCCTGCTCATCTTTCTCCTGATCGGCCTCGCCGCCGGCACGGACGGGCTCGGCCTCGATTTCGACAATGCGCCCGTCGCCTATTTCGTCGGCTCGCTCGCGCTTGCCGTCGTCTTGTTCGATTCCGGTTTCCGAACCCCCCTCGCCGCCTTCAAACAGGCAGCTCTGCCGGCCTTGTCGCTCGCCACTTTGGGCGTCGTTCTGACGGCAGGCCTCGTCGGGGTGTGCACGCATTATCTCACCGATTTTTCCTGGCTGGAATCCTTCCTTCTCGGCTCCATCGTCGCCTCGACCGACGCGGCGGCCGTCTTCTTTCTTCTGCGCGTCGGCAACATCTCGATCCGCGACCGCGTGCGCTCCACGCTTGAGGTCGAATCCGGCTCCAACGACCCGATCGCCATCTTCCTCACGCTGACGCTCGTCTCGGTTCTCGCCACCGGCGAGGCGATCAAGCCGCAACAGCTCGCGGGCGACGTCCTCACCGGCTTCCTCGTGCAGATGGGGCTTGGCGTCGCCGGCGGCCTCGTCGGTGGGCGGCTCATCCTGTGGCTCGTCGAAAAGCTCGACCTCGACCGCGGCCTGATGCCGATCTTCGTTCTGGCGCTGTCCCTGATGGTCTTCGCGGCCGCCGGCGCGATCGGCGGCTCCGGCTTCCTTGCCGTCTATATCGCCGGGCTGATTGCCGGCAATGCACGGCTGCGCGCCGCCGCGAGCCTCTTGCGCTTCCAGGACGGCATGACCTGGCTCGCCCAGATCATCATGTTCCTGGTCCTCGGGCTTTTCGCCACGCCCTCGCAATTTCCGATCATCGTCGGCGACGCCGTCGCCATCGGACTTTTTCTGATCTTCATCGGCCGCCCCCTCGCCGTCGCACTGTGTCTGATCCCCTTTCGCTTTCCCCGGGCGGAGACGGCGTTCGTCTCCTGGGTTGGCCTGCGCGGCGCCGTTTCCATCCTGCTCGCGATCACGCCCCTCATCTCGGAGATCCCGAACGGCCGCGCCCTTTTCAACTTCGCCTTCATCATCGTGCTCGTCTCGCTCATCGTGCAGGGCTGGACGGTGGGCAAGGTCGCGCGCCGCCTCGGCCTTGTTCTGCCGCCGCGCCTCGGCCCGCTGGAGAAGATCACCCTCGACCTTCCAGGCACGCGCCATCACGAACTCCTGACCTACCGCGTCATCGCCGACAGCCCGGTCGCACGCGGCGAGCGCATTCCGCGCTGGGCGCGCCCCTCGCTCGTTCTGCGCAACGGCCGCTCGCTTTCCTTCCAGGATGCCGGTCGGCTGCAACCGGGCGACTACGTCTACATCGTCATCCCCGGCGCCTTCCCGCATCTTCTCGACCGGCTTTTCGCCAGCCGCGCCGAACTCGACCCACAGGACGTCGAATTCTTCGGCGACTTCACCCTCGATCCGCAACGCCCGGCGCGCGAACTGGCCGAAGCCTATGAGCTGAAACTGGCCGCGGAAGAAGCGGATTGGACGATCGCGGAACTCATTTCGGCGCGCGTCGGCGGCGCCCCCGAATACGGCGACCGCGTCGTTTTCGGCGACATCGAGCTGATCGTCCGCGACGCCAATCCGGAGGGCCGCATCGTCTCTGTCGGCGTATCCCTCGACCCGCCGAAACCATCTGAGAGCATCGTGACGATGTTGAGCTTCGGCGGCATCTGGCACTGGCTCACCACTCCCTTTCGCCGCAGCAAAGGCGAGGAGAAGACGCGCAAGAAGGCCCATCTCGACAGCCTGCAGAAAGAGGCGCGACCCACGCGCGCAGCCCCCGCCGAGGAAGCTTGA
- a CDS encoding putative glycolipid-binding domain-containing protein, whose amino-acid sequence MGGFRSLPARAARWQPEQGIGLEHVSLGPAPTGFLIRGTIIGERGGIPYGVFYRISCDEAWRTRSLILNATSGRSIDIRSDRQGHWHEAGGRPLDDLDGAIDIDLAGSAFTNTLPIRRLKLAEGECSGTLAMVYVPFDTFKPVSDHQIYTCLTAGSLYRYEAADRSFEAELPVDDDGLVLDYPTLFRRISVDIS is encoded by the coding sequence ATGGGCGGCTTCCGCTCTTTGCCGGCGCGCGCCGCGCGCTGGCAACCCGAACAGGGGATCGGCCTTGAGCATGTGAGCTTGGGGCCGGCCCCAACCGGATTTCTGATCCGTGGCACCATTATCGGCGAGCGCGGTGGGATTCCGTACGGCGTCTTCTACCGCATCAGCTGCGACGAAGCCTGGCGCACGCGCTCCTTGATCCTTAACGCAACCTCCGGCCGCAGCATCGACATCCGTTCCGATCGCCAAGGCCATTGGCACGAAGCGGGCGGACGCCCGCTTGATGATCTCGACGGTGCCATCGATATCGATCTCGCCGGTTCCGCCTTCACCAACACCCTGCCGATCCGCCGTCTGAAGCTCGCCGAAGGCGAATGCTCCGGCACCCTCGCCATGGTCTACGTGCCCTTCGACACGTTCAAGCCGGTGTCCGACCACCAGATCTACACCTGCCTGACGGCGGGATCGCTCTATCGCTACGAAGCCGCCGATCGCTCCTTCGAGGCCGAGCTTCCCGTCGATGACGACGGTCTCGTTCTCGATTACCCGACCTTGTTCAGGCGAATTTCCGTCGACATTTCGTAA
- the gap gene encoding type I glyceraldehyde-3-phosphate dehydrogenase, whose product MVKVAINGFGRIGRNVLRSIIESGRTDVEVVAINDLGPVETNAHLMRYDSVHGRFPGEVKVSGDTIDVGRGPIKVTAERDPTKLPHGELGVDIVMECTGIFTARDKAALHLEGGAKRVLVSAPASGADLTVVYGVNHDKLTSDHVVVSNASCTTNCLAPVAYVLNNAIGIEKGFMTTIHSYTGDQPTLDTLHKDLYRGRAAALSMIPTSTGAAKAVGLVLPELNGKLDGVAIRVPTPNVSVVDFKFVPSRSTSVEEIQDAIRAAADGDLKGILGYTDEKLVSSDFNHDSHSSVFHMDQTKVMEGSLCRVMSWYDNEWGFSNRMNDTAVAMAKTI is encoded by the coding sequence ATGGTTAAGGTTGCCATCAACGGATTTGGCCGCATCGGGCGCAATGTTCTGCGCTCCATCATCGAATCTGGCCGCACCGACGTCGAGGTCGTGGCCATCAACGACCTTGGCCCGGTCGAAACCAACGCCCATTTGATGCGCTATGACAGCGTCCATGGCCGCTTCCCGGGCGAAGTGAAGGTCTCCGGCGACACGATCGATGTCGGCCGCGGCCCGATCAAGGTGACGGCCGAGCGCGATCCGACGAAGCTTCCCCATGGCGAGCTCGGCGTCGACATCGTCATGGAATGCACGGGCATCTTCACCGCCCGCGACAAGGCGGCGCTGCATCTGGAAGGCGGCGCCAAGCGCGTCCTCGTCTCCGCCCCGGCAAGCGGCGCTGACCTCACGGTCGTCTACGGCGTCAACCACGACAAGCTGACGTCGGACCACGTCGTCGTCTCCAACGCCTCCTGCACCACCAACTGCCTCGCCCCGGTCGCCTATGTGCTCAACAACGCCATCGGCATCGAGAAGGGCTTCATGACGACGATCCATTCCTATACGGGCGACCAGCCGACGCTGGACACGCTCCACAAGGATCTCTACCGCGGCCGCGCCGCGGCGCTCTCCATGATCCCGACCTCGACGGGCGCGGCGAAAGCCGTCGGCCTCGTCCTGCCGGAGCTCAACGGCAAGCTCGACGGTGTCGCCATCCGCGTGCCGACGCCGAACGTCTCCGTCGTCGACTTCAAGTTCGTGCCGTCGCGCTCCACCTCGGTCGAAGAGATCCAGGACGCGATCCGCGCCGCCGCCGATGGCGATCTCAAGGGCATCCTTGGTTATACGGACGAGAAGCTCGTCTCCTCCGACTTCAACCATGACAGCCATTCCTCCGTCTTCCACATGGATCAGACGAAGGTCATGGAAGGCTCGCTGTGCCGGGTTATGTCCTGGTACGACAACGAATGGGGCTTCTCCAACCGCATGAACGACACGGCGGTTGCCATGGCGAAGACCATCTAA